attttttatataatttcaaaaaaaatgctttgtaaagtaaaaaaaatatttttaaacattaagtaatttcaataaaattttgtaacataaaaaaatgcatctattaaattataattttctaatgctaaaaattaatattaatatttcaccataaatttaaaagaatacgaaaaattaaataaatgaaaaaaaaactgagACAAGCTAAAAAGTGGTAACCCTAACAGTTTTTGGTATTCCCTAGTGCTATTTGATATCCTCTCATAATTTTTTGATACTTTCTTATTGTCCCTTTATAATTTTtgatatttccttttttttttaattcctcaTGATTTTTGGtggtttctcaattttttttttatatttcatcgTAGTTTTTGGTGGTTCCTTCTGTTTTTTTTGGGTACtttcttatatttattttgtaatatatatcataaaattttttatttccttaAAATATTTAGTATTTCTTCATAATTTTTAGTATACCTTCAAAAATTTTTTATGGTTTCAAAATAATGATTTGGTACGAGATATAGTTTTGgagtaaaaaatattaattttaaatattaataaaatttaatggaATTACGGGAggtaaagaaataaatgaaacaaatttaatAAGACAAACCAATATTGGTAGTCctcatttatttttttgatattctGTCGTAAATTTTTGGtactttcaaatatatattttttctgtaATTGTCATATATTTTTGGTATTCTTTCATAATTTTTGGAGTAATAGAAACATGAAAgactgaaaaaaaaataaagtgagTACAAAACATTACAAGGAACTACCAAATACTATTTCGTTTTATAAaatttgctttatttatttattgttaaaatttaaatattattactataaataacaAACAAAATTTATTAGTAtgcaaaaaatatttattttatacaaaaaaattaatattcaagttaaaattttattttaaaaatatatcagAAATTCTGATGACATACTAAAAATTAAGAGGGAATATTTTTAGAATGAATATCCAAAATTACGAGAgaatttattattcaaatattttagGTAACCCATTTACAAATTGAAGAGAGCCCGTGGCAAGCTCAGTATAATGAGATTTACGTagaatttgagtaaaaatatggttgacaaaattcataataattaataataaccataaatataactatattttctataaatattattttaaaaataaatgatgaGATAAGAGAAGTTTTGAGTggtaaatttttttccaaaaactcgTGATTCTTATTCAATactccataaaattttaatactagTGTGATATTTTTTAAACGTGTTGTTggtcaaatatttttaaaaatcccTGTAcatgagtttttgatgaatttagtCAATCATTTTCTTGAAATATGGTTTGTTAAATAATTTGACctgatttattttaatatttttgtatggCTAGATAAAGTTAATTGGAGAactaaaaacatatatttcaaaAACCAGAGATAAAAATGATCAATtataataaaaatggttaatccATAAAAAAACCCATAATCCAAGGACTTTGAATTAAATTCATCCTTTTTGTTATTTATCGTTACTAAATCGGTAGTGAGTGACAAGAAACTCGGGGAGCTCGAGAAAGGAAGAAAACCGACACGTGGCAGTATAATGAGAGAAAAAGGTGACGACTTTGTAGTGACCACTAATCCAACAGTTCAGATCTTGCCATCTCGGTTTAAGTCAATAATAACCGTCGGATCGAGAGAGGATGAACAGTTTGGATTCGAGCATGATTGCAGTCAGGGATCGTGGCCGTCCATTAGGGTTAGTAGTGGGTTTCGTTGAGTAATAAAATATAGCGAAAAGATGATGATGAGATTAGAACATTAAAAAAAAGgtggaaagagagagagagagagagagagaggggagaAATAAGAGAAAGCTAAGATCTTTGATAACTATAGTGAATCGGTTTTCTCACCGGAGATAATCGCCGGAGCTTCTTTCCGGTGAATTATGGTATATTTTGCCGTCTGACTGACGAGTGTCATGCAATCAGTCTTGTTTCTTTAATAATTAgtggtttatttaatttattatcagCAAGACGAGTTAATTTTACAGAGATGGATAGAACCAGAGAAGCGAGGAGAGTCAGTATGGCGTCCGCCGCCACGACCAATGGCCTTTCACGGCGGCGTCATAGGACTAGCTCTCTCAGAGACTCCCCAGGTTATTTTGAAATCAGATCTGGCTTTTCATTTATTCTTCTTCTCTAACGATGTCGTTTTAGTGATTTcctgattttgtttttttttttttggattgcaGAGGAAGACGGACCGGTGGAGACGCATGAAACGGCGCGTTTAAGGGATCGAAAGAAGGACAGAGATAGGGAACGAGAAAGATATAGAGAAAGGGAAAGAGATCGGTTGAGTAGAACCAGTAAGAGAAGAAGAGGCGATAGATTGATGAGTAATAGAGGAGATGGAGGTGATGGTACTTCTGAAGAAAGCGTAAACGATGATGAAGATGACGACGACGAAGACAGCGGCGGAACCGGCGGTGTTGGCTCTGTTCGGACGGTTTCGCCGAACATCATCGCTGGGTCTTTGTCGATGTCTAATCATCATCACCATAACCATCATCACCACCAGCTGCAGCAACATCAGCAGCATCAACATCGAAAGAGTTTTCCACCGCCGGTGAAAGTTATTAGAACAACACCATCGGCGGGGATGACTGCCAGTATGACAACGAGTACGTCTACATGGAAACCGGCCGATGAAATGATTGGTGTATCGGTGCCTAGAAAAGCTCGGTCAGGTAGAGGTGGAAGAGATTAACGAAATTCtggtttttttttctcattttttgttCTGTATTTTTGTTCTTTTCAATTACTGATTTCTTGTATTTTCTCCCCTTTTTAATCTTCTCTTTTGTAGCTACTAAAAGGTCTCATGAATGGGCATCAAGCGGCGGCGGCGGCGTTGGTGTTTTAGGCGGTGAACAAATTCACCGTCAAGCTTCAACTTCGCCGGTAAGGACAGGTGTAACCGGGGCGTTGACGTCACCATCTCCTGCTCCGGCCTCTCCATCTTCTTCCAGTGCTTCTATGAGGAAGAAGATGGTCAGTTTTCTCATTAAAATCTTCCTCTTAATTCTTTTGTTTTCTGGGGTTTCGCTTATGTTCAATTCAGTGACAAAGGTTTTGTTTCTGATGTAGAAGCCTAATGCTAACGGAACAAAGCAAAGGCCACCGAAGTCGTCGTCGAAATCTTCGTCTTCAGCTCAGGAGGAGATTGAGATCGAGATTGCTGAGGTTTTATATGGTATGATGAGACAGCCACAAGTCCCATCTAAGCAAGAAATAATCGGGAACGATTCGGCCAAATTTGATTCAAGAGAAGTTAATAAACCCAATAATGACTCTAAATCAGTCGTCTCTTCGCCGATCTCCATCTCCCCATCAACTCTTCCTCAATCATCCTCTATTTTGCCTTCATATTCTAGCTCCTCTGCTACTCCTATGTCTGCAATTGGTTCGTAACCTTCAGCTTTAGAAGGAAACGCAAGCCTTTTTTTGCCTTTTTGAGCAATTGACTAACTGATATTGATTTGGGTGTATATTCATTTTGCAGCTCCAAAGAGGAAAAGACCAAGACCGGTGAAGTATGAGGATGAGAATACGACTACAACGACACCTCCACCTCCTATTTTCCCTCCTAGACATAGTTCCATTTCATCTACTACAACTAAGGTTGAAATTGATCAACCAGCTAAAGTTGAAGCAACTTCTCCCAATTTGGAGAAAAATTCAGGACCCGTGGCTGAAAATGATAGCGGTGCTTGCGATTTGATGAGTTCTTCAAAAGCTGGACCAGTTTCATCAGAGTTGGTTCAAGCGGAACCAGTGAAAGAAGAGAAGAATAATTTGGCACTGGATTCTAAGCCTTCGACTGAAGAATCTGAGAGTAGAGATATCGGTATCGGTAATAAAGAAGAGTCTCAATCGCCAAAGAAGGAATCTTTATCATCTCCTGCTGATAATCCTTCTTCCGCTGGTCTGCCATTGGATGACGAGCGTGAGAAATCGACAGTGACAAAAGCGTGAGCATTATCCCCTTTTacccatttcttctttttttttctttttgaaggtTCGGAAAATTTCTTATTTGGAAATTTCGTGTTTCAGGAATTCAACAGTTTGTGAGAATGAGAGTCAGCGGGAAGAGAAGTTCCAGATAGATCTGATGGTGTGGATcctgtttttattaaaagatccAAGCGTTTTCTCCCCCTTCAATTATTGACTAtgcatttcctttttttttttttggtgtttaggCACCTCCTCCATCTAGATCATCTCCAGAAAGGGAAGGTGAGACTGATGTTGGGGCTTCAGATCCTAAGCCAGTGGCCGCAGATGTGGAATTGGTGAGTCACCTAGCTTTCACCTATCTTTTGGTATGGTGTTGCATAAAAAATTGAAGGTTTTTCGCTTGTTTGCATGTGCAGGAGATGAAGTCTTTGGTGAATGAAGATGACAAAAGAATGAAAATTGGGAAGGGAGATGTGAATGTGGAAGTTGAGGATAACAATAAGAAGGCCCAACCTAGTGCTGAAGAAGCTGATTCGCAGAAGCCTGTTGTAAATAAAGAAAGGAATCTTGATCTCCAGCTTGATTTGGAGAAATCTGACAGAGATAGTGGTTCAGGTAGTGTTAGTGGGAACAAGCTCAACCACCATGTTCAAAAGCTACATCATCAACATCCTAGTGTAGAGAAAACTGGTAAAattgactttattttttttaaagaagaaattttcccttctttttctctcTGGGAAAATTTCCCTCTCCTTTTGTTGCTAAtctagaggtttttttttttccagCACATTCTGGTTCTTTACCTTTGCCGATGTCAATTGCTAGCTGGCCTGGTGGACTTCCTCCAATGGGGTATAGCTGGGTTGATTTGATATTGGTTTTCTACCATTCTGGCATTTATAGATCCAAATAAGTGGTTTAGATGTTATAATGGAGAGGATGGggcatgaattttttttctttttttccttagCAGATACATGGCTCCTCTACAAGGTGTTGTATCCATGGAGGGGAGCGCTGTGTCTTCAGCTGCTATCCAGGCATGTCGCTGTGTTTTTTTATGTTCGTAGCTCttgatttcttatttttatttattttactaatttatcttgaaattttggaCTTTTTCAGCCTCCACATTTGCTTTTTTCTCAACCGAGGCCAAAGAGATGTGCAACCCATTGCTACATTGCACGGAATATTCACAAGCACCAGCAAATGATGAAGATGAATGCTTTCTGGCCGGCAGCACCTGGTTCAGCTTCACTGTATGGCCCAAAGGCTTGTAATCTAAATGTTGTACCGCCTTCAGAATTGCATGGAAACATTCCTGGGAGAGGGGTGAATTCTGTGCAAGAGAAGGGGCAGGGTCTTGCAATTTTTCCTGGTCATGTGTGCAAAGATAAAAGTTCTACGGCTGCTAACAACATGGTGGATGCCGCACAGAGAAAGCAAATAATGCTCCAGCAAGCTCTACCCCCAGGAGCACCCAATAATATCATGGTAGGCTTTTGGCCAGAAAAAAAAAGGCCTCTTTTTTCTTGTCTGATTTGTATGCAGTGTCGTTATAATTGCACAATTATATCTCAACTGtccttttgaaaattttcttgttgGTTATTCAATTTCAGCAAGGCCCTGCTTTTATTTTCCCATTGAACCAGCAGGCTGCTGCAGCATCTGTCCGACCTGGGTATGTGAAATCTCCTCCTGCTGCTTGTAGCACAGCTGCATCGAGTACATCTAACTCTGCCTTACTAAGTGCCACCCCAGCTGGTGCAACTGCAGCCCCGGCATTTAGCTTCAACTACCCAAATATCACAGGCAATGAAACTCAATACTTGGCAATTCTGCAGAATAATCCCTATCCATTTCCAATTCCTGCACATGTTGGGGCGCCACCTGCTTATCGTGGGAATCATGCTCAACCTATGCCTTTTATTCATGGATCTTTCTATTCTTCCTCTCAAATGCTTCACCCTTCACAGCTtcaacaacagcagcagcaacagCCACCCACACAGTTTCAACAAAGCCAACAAGGTCATCAGAACACTAGCATGTCCAGTGGTTCATCCTCCTCCCAGAAGAATTTGCAGAACCAGCAGCAGAGGTCACATGGAGGTGATGTCAGTAGTGGCAGTGGAAACTCTCAAGTGTTTCATGCCTCTAAAAAGGATTCACCTCATCCCTTACAACTATGGCAACAGCAGCAACAGCCGAGTCAGAATGATTCTCATCAACCTAGGCAACTTGATGGTGAATCAGATGGCAAAGATGGCCCATCAACTGCTACTGATAGCAGAGTATCTCGTTCAAATATGAATATCTATGGTCAGAATTTTGCTATGCCTGTACAGCCTTCAAACTTTGCTTTGATGACCGCTGCTTCAATGAATTCTGGTGGTAATTATGGGGAAAAGAAGCAACAGACACAGCAGCAGTCACAACAGCTAGGCTCAAAGGCTGGAGTCGAGCCTCTTGCATCTCAAGCTTTTGCAATGTCATTTTCATCTGCTAATGGTACTACTGCTCCTGGCCTTGGTATTTCTTCCCTAGCACCGAATCATGCAATTCTTCAGAGCCATCCAGGAAGTACAAGGCAAGGCTATCAGCATATTATGGCTGCTCAACAGAAGAAGGATAATTATCATGCTTATGAAGAAGGGAAGCGTGGAACTCATGATGCATCCAATGTGCAAGAAGAAAAGAAGGCAGGAAAAAGTTCAGGCACCGCTGGGCAGTCCATTGCCTTCTCCAGGCCAAATATGCCTGATTCAAGTGATTCCACTCTTGCAGGCAAAGATGTCATCGATAGTTCTATCTGTACGCTTGGCTCTGCTCCTGCTCGAACTTCAGGGCCTGTTATGCCCGCTTCAATCGTTAGTGTTAATGTTGCTAATGCGCAGCAGCAACTTCAGCGGAATCAACAGCAGCAGCTCCAATTCGGGACTGCTTCTGCTCCTCGGAGTAAGACACCAGCAACAAGTAATGGAAGTGCTTACCCTGATCACTTTCACTCTTCATCTATAGCTGCCAAGTTTTCGAATGTGCTGTCTGCATATCCTCAAAATCTAATACAAAGCAGCAGCAGTCCTGCTCAGTCTCCTCAATGGAAGAATTCTGTGAGGACAACTAGCTCTCAAGTTCCTTCTCAATCTCTACCATCAACTTCATCCCTCAAGAATATTTCCCAGCAACAAGGTCGGCCACAGCAAAGCCCCACACAGATTTCTTTTGCTGCTAATCCTAAATCACCACAAGGTCAACAGCCTCTTAGTAGCACTCCTTCCCCTTCTCCAATGATGGTTGGCTCTCCCACAACTTCGCTCTCCAGGAGTGCTGGTGGTAGCCCAAGGACAACAGGTTCCTCTTCCACCAGCAACAAAGGTGGCCAAGCATCTGGTTTATCATCCCAACAAGCTAAGAACTCACCGACTGTGCCTAGTCAGAAGTCATCTCCTATTGGTGGGAGTAATGTGCCATCTGTCCTGGGAAACCCTCACATAAGTTCATCTTCAAATATGGGAGCCAAGCCTCAAGTGGCACTACAGCATCAGCAACATCAAAAGCATTCACTTCATCAAGGGCAGCTGTTCTTCCCAAATGCTTACATGCAGGCTCAAGCTCAACATTCACCAAGTTCGACAACACCTGCAACAACAGCAAGTGCATATTATGTTCAAAGACAACAGCAGACTCTACCTCTGGGTTCATCAACAACTTCATCAACTTCGATGTTATCGTTGTGTTCTCCGGTTACTCTTGCCAACAGCGGCACCACCGACCCTGCAAAAGCTGTAGCAGCTGCTGTGGCAAGCAACATGAAAGGTGGGTTGGCATCCCAGGGACTTATCAATCCTGCACAATTTGCTTCTCCACAATCCACTGGAAAGTCACATCAGCTGGTACCAGGCTTCCCATGTGTTCATGCTGTCCCTTCGGCTGTTCAGGTAAAACCAGCAGAACAGAAACAACCTGCTGGTGAGTAAAATTCTCCCCTTTTTTGCTTCAATATTGCTTCCCCCGTATAGTGAACAAGAAGAAGAAGGTACGGAATGAAAACCGAATCAATGATATCGGGGGGCGGGGGGGACCAAATCATGAAAGATAAACTGGTTTCTTGCCCAGAAAGGACAGCAGCAGCCAAAACAGGAGGATATGAAtgaagctatatatatataatgtggcTTAGAACTCACTCAACCCACAATTTTGCAAAGTGATGGGGGAAAGATTTTCTTTGTGGAATGTGCTTACTCATGTGTATCCACCAAACATGTAGACTTTTGTTTATAATCTTTGACATGGTTGATCCCTGATAtgcattttgtaattaaatttgattGGTTTGATGAGGCAGATGATGgaggattaaaaaaaaaaagaaaaagaaaggaaaggttGCCAAAATATTTTGTAgggcaaagaaaaaaaagatggtaGGGGGGATGAGGAAAAGCAGACAACTTTTCCATCTTTTGGGGCTATATTGTAGgggttcttttttctttctttcttttattgtttGAAATTTCCAGAAAAGAAATCAGTAAACAAATCTTTGGAACATAATGATGCTAAACTGAATGGTGTATATGTGTGACACATATTAAAGATCACATATTTTTGTCTCCTTTTTGATTATTATGTAAAACATGCCACTTAGGCCTTGGCTTTGATTCCATCCCTTTTGGTTTGATCTTTTACTGTCCTcttaattgataaaattgaaAGCAAAGAGAGATGATGATTTGGTGAAAAGGAGCTATGGATAGGATGATATTTGTTGTGGGAGGATGGGATGAGGTGGCTAAACTTAAGCCTGCCACTTACCACCATCAAAAGCAAATCGACTTTGTATTATTTTTGAAGTGTGGGGCCCATTCCCATTTCTCTTTTTTCATTGACAAACAAAATCAGATTGTTTTGAGTTTGCCTTGTGATGCCCACCTctttacttaattattttaataaatatttccGGATTTATAATATTCAACATTCTCTCCACTACTTCCACGTCACCTTAATGCACACTTAACTATAATCATCATTTGATAATTACAAAATTGACGTGGTATTTTATGTTCCCAAAATTGCCCTCCGCCTCCCTTCAAAGCAGAAGACAAGTAGCTACTTCCTTACCTGTAAGGATGACTTTTCATGATGCTCTTCTTCACACGTGTTCacattcctttcctttttctcctTTACTTGTCAACCCATTTTTAACCAAGTTATAATTCTATATAAAtctaattttaccatttcaactgTTTTTAATTTGCATTTAACTTCCGTATGGGGTCTTGTTGTCTCCAATACCTCTGCTGCTGAAAggctttatttcaatttttaatttcccatttttattatctttattaaatgatattgtgtttcaataaaaaaaatattactttttaaaagCTGTTAAATATATGGTTATAATTAATCATTACATACTGCTGGACTTAAACATAACATCTTAAACTTTCTAATATTCAAAATTATTAGTATCacaaatgtaataaaataaattatataacatgtgaTCAAGGTATTTCATGATGTGGGAATGGGGCCACTTCccaaaaagaacaaataaatcAAATGGCTTCTTAATATAACATTAACTTAATCCATCATTTCACTATATTTATGTGGACAGTTGCAACTAGGTGAATGTATTCACAGGTCGCTTTATTAtaggaattttattaaattaattcttttatttaaattaatattaatataatacatgtagtgaaaaaaattaaattataatataaaacataatataatttaaatatataaataattgatatgttaaaaatcttaatatttgatacactgacagtgtattttttatttgataaatagttttaaaaaatagtcATGTctcttttttgtttaaaaattttactatacTCTAATAAAACAACACTTGTCAATCTTTTGACCCTATTTGTAGGGTTTAAAAATTTCACTCACAGCataccaaatatttttttatattaaaatggtTAACAATTGACGTTTATTTCAAGAAGTGGTAAAAACTTTTATCAGACACTTAGATGATTTGATTCAAATAATGTAATTGATAAAACAAACcatattaaaatgtttaaaaatatataaaaacatcatatatatatatatcaaattataattaacatattaaaatggtttaatccctctatttttttatactctttgaatttttaaaatttaatccctctatttttattttttaggataGCCCATTTATTTGTCTTAACATCATTAatggatttttcttaaattttcattaaattttttattttaattgataataagtattcaaatttaacataaattaattACCAATGTtactaatttgattttattttttaaatcaaacaagtataatagttaattttttaaaatcaaaagtagagatactaaattaaaaaaaatgaaaagtacaCATACCGGGGACAAAAATaaacctattaaaataaaaataaataatattaatatgcaGGATGAACTCAAAACTAGAGGAAGaaaatatttgttgtttttggaaAAGGGTCCTACAAAAAGGAATCATTAAACGGAAAAGAGTGATTGGGcgaaaaaaagaaacaagtaaACGAGTGCCccccaaattattatttttaatcaaagcCTCTTTCACATTCGTGACACGTGTCTGTTGTAGAATAGCTAAAACATccggttttattttaatttatttttggtcaATTATAAATcagaatttgaaattaaatcaagttttttttttggtcggctttttttactaaaatattacgaaaataataatattttattaaaataagggtAAAATATTTAGTATACTTTTAGACTCTATAAATATGATTAGAATGTTGACAAGtgtcttataaaaatataataaaatatttaaaacaggAAGACATATGACAATTTTTTAGAAttgtttgtgaaataaaaaagatACAGCTAGTGTACCAAATATTAACCGTGACATATGTCattttttagaaataattatattgataatttattataTCCTTATAGAATATTTGTCAAACTCCTGATCATTCTTGTAGAGTTTAAAGACTACACAGATAATgtaacaaatattttctcaaaaataatatgttttgaatagtactttgaatttttatattttaatatccaAATGGTCATTATTGATTGCGAAATTGGATTCCAAGGTGATAGAGATTTTTTATCTTTATCAGATTGATATCTAACCTGCCAAGAACCCAAATCGTCAGGTTTAATATTCTCAAACCACTATCGGTAGAGataatttaatgttaaatttactttaaaaaaaactgTTCATTTCATATTATATTGGTAAATAATTTTAAggcatattatttaaaattttataatatttaagtaaaagaATATTGTTTTGTCCCTATATCGATGATGGCTAGATAATATGTTGATTTAGGGGTGGCACAAATCTTTGAAACCGATAGTTTTGAATTGCCTTGAGCTATTGGgacaattattttattaaaaaaattgggttTCGGATTGATTTTTCAATTAGAATTTTCAGAGTCGATTCTTTATGTAAAAATTGTCTTGCTTGCCTCCGTATCTTTAAGAAAGCAACCTCCTTTTTACTgctataactatttttttttatgtattttaaattttaaattttataatgatttataacatgtttttttttaattttatgtatttcTTTATAATTCTTTTAGCTTTacagaaaattttataatatttatttaatttaattttgtaaaattaaatttatttttgagacAGATGGGGAAAGTTATTTCATAGTCAAAGGACAAAACAAAAGTTCTTAATAGAACTAAAATCAATGTGCGAAAATATACggcaaattatatatatttattcaattataaaaaaaattattttagatatttaaaataaaaaaattataatttaaatattcacATTCATTTTGACCGTTTCcattaaaaactttaataaaaatatgacataacaTTTTTTTTGACACGAGAATCAATCATTAAATATCATACTATACAATTTACCTTTGCATACTACTTAAGCGGATTAAAATATAATCTACACAATAATAATTATTAACCAAAATAAACCATCTTGTTATTTTCTCGGTTTGGGTTCCGAACCATCCCAGCAGTCGCTGACCTAGCCCCGTCCTAAGTTGTCTCCTCCCAATCGACTCAACCGCTGCTTCCCCGCTCTGCTCAGTTATCCAATTCCGGTATTTTCAAGTGACTTGTTGTTTTCGAGATACAACTCTGTCAAAGCTTCTAGATTACCTAAACTAGAAGGAATTGCTCCTTCAAGCTTGTTGTTTTCAAGTCCTTTAGAGGGAGACCAGATATTCCATATTGGGTGGTATCTCCCCACCTAGTTGGTTGTTTTGCAGCCTTAAAAATCCAAGTATAGGCATGTGACCAAaatttgatcgaaaaaggtatCTCTCCCTCTTGATGATTAGCATCCAAATACATGACTAAAATGAATGTTAGATTGTTTATTGAAGCTGGAATTTCCCCACACAAAAGATTCTTTGAAAGAATTGGCATGAAGGTAAATGCGTAAGGTTTGTCAAGTTAATATGACCAATGAGGGAATTGGCACGAAGGTAAATGCATGAGGTGAAGCAGGAATACTACCAGTGAATCTATTTGAATGAAAAAGTAAAGCATTGACATTTTAAGACAACCAAGGGTAGGAGGAAGAAACCCAGATAATCTTTTCTCATGCAACTGAAGTTCTTCAAGTTTTAAAAGCTCGCCAATGCTTTCCGGCACTGACCCTCTCTAGGCCCGGCCTTGGGGTTGTTTCAGAGTACAGCTGCCGAGGGCCCAAGGCTGGAAGGGCccaaaaaaactatttttttcagcttttaatgtcggaaattttttttttagatttttcatCATAAATGTTTCATCTCCTAGgcccccaaaatttttaatttttattgtattacattttataacttttttaaaatggAACCAATTTTTGTTTCGTCTAAGGTCCAAAAATATCAAGAACGGGCTTGACTCTCTCATCTTGTTTCCATAA
This window of the Gossypium hirsutum isolate 1008001.06 chromosome A09, Gossypium_hirsutum_v2.1, whole genome shotgun sequence genome carries:
- the LOC121203125 gene encoding protein TIME FOR COFFEE isoform X3; the encoded protein is MDRTREARRVSMASAATTNGLSRRRHRTSSLRDSPEEDGPVETHETARLRDRKKDRDRERERYRERERDRLSRTSKRRRGDRLMSNRGDGGDGTSEESVNDDEDDDDEDSGGTGGVGSVRTVSPNIIAGSLSMSNHHHHNHHHHQLQQHQQHQHRKSFPPPVKVIRTTPSAGMTASMTTSTSTWKPADEMIGVSVPRKARSGRATKRSHEWASSGGGGVGVLGGEQIHRQASTSPVRTGVTGALTSPSPAPASPSSSSASMRKKMPNANGTKQRPPKSSSKSSSSAQEEIEIEIAEVLYGMMRQPQVPSKQEIIGNDSAKFDSREVNKPNNDSKSVVSSPISISPSTLPQSSSILPSYSSSSATPMSAIAPKRKRPRPVKYEDENTTTTTPPPPIFPPRHSSISSTTTKVEIDQPAKVEATSPNLEKNSGPVAENDSGACDLMSSSKAGPVSSELVQAEPVKEEKNNLALDSKPSTEESESRDIGIGNKEESQSPKKESLSSPADNPSSAGLPLDDEREKSTVTKANSTVCENESQREEKFQIDLMAPPPSRSSPEREGETDVGASDPKPVAADVELEMKSLVNEDDKRMKIGKGDVNVEVEDNNKKAQPSAEEADSQKPVVNKERNLDLQLDLEKSDRDSGSGSVSGNKLNHHVQKLHHQHPSVEKTAHSGSLPLPMSIASWPGGLPPMGRYMAPLQGVVSMEGSAVSSAAIQPPHLLFSQPRPKRCATHCYIARNIHKHQQMMKMNAFWPAAPGSASLYGPKACNLNVVPPSELHGNIPGRGVNSVQEKGQGLAIFPGHVCKDKSSTAANNMVDAAQRKQIMLQQALPPGAPNNIMQGPAFIFPLNQQAAAASVRPGYVKSPPAACSTAASSTSNSALLSATPAGATAAPAFSFNYPNITGNETQYLAILQNNPYPFPIPAHVGAPPAYRGNHAQPMPFIHGSFYSSSQMLHPSQLQQQQQQQPPTQFQQSQQGHQNTSMSSGSSSSQKNLQNQQQRSHGGDVSSGSGNSQVFHASKKDSPHPLQLWQQQQQPSQNDSHQPRQLDGESDGKDGPSTATDSRVSRSNMNIYGQNFAMPVQPSNFALMTAASMNSGGNYGEKKQQTQQQSQQLGSKAGVEPLASQAFAMSFSSANGTTAPGLGISSLAPNHAILQSHPGSTRQGYQHIMAAQQKKDNYHAYEEGKRGTHDASNVQEEKKAGKSSGTAGQSIAFSRPNMPDSSDSTLAGKDVIDSSICTLGSAPARTSGPVMPASIVSVNVANAQQQLQRNQQQQLQFGTASAPRSKTPATSNGSAYPDHFHSSSIAAKFSNVLSAYPQNLIQSSSSPAQSPQWKNSVRTTSSQVPSQSLPSTSSLKNISQQQGRPQQSPTQISFAANPKSPQGQQPLSSTPSPSPMMVGSPTTSLSRSAGGSPRTTGSSSTSNKGGQASGLSSQQAKNSPTVPSQKSSPIGGSNVPSVLGNPHISSSSNMGAKPQVALQHQQHQKHSLHQGQLFFPNAYMQAQAQHSPSSTTPATTASAYYVQRQQQTLPLGSSTTSSTSMLSLCSPVTLANSGTTDPAKAVAAAVASNMKGGLASQGLINPAQFASPQSTGKSHQLVPGFPCVHAVPSAVQVKPAEQKQPAGE